CCGCTCAGAAGCGTGCCTACTGACACGCCGACATAAGTGGCCACTGGAATCAGAGCATTCTTCGCCGCGTGTTTCCACCATACCGCTCGATTCGTCAGGCCTTTTGCGTAGGCCGTGCGTACGTAATCCTGCGTAAGCACTTCGAGAAGCTCAGTACGCACAAAACGAGACACGAACGCAACGGTATTGAGCGAAAACACAAAGACCGGCAGCAGCATGTGCCGCAGCGTGTCGCCGAGGTCGAATCCGCCGCGGCTGGCGATGTCCCGCATGCCGCTCATCGGCAGGATATCCAGCTTTACGCTGAAAATAATGATGAGCACCAGCCCCAGCCAGAACGGTGGGATGGCGTTACCAACCACGCTCAAAACCCGAATTGACCAGTCAATCCACGTCTTGTGATACACAGCGGCCAGCAGGCCGAGCGTGATGCCCACGCCATAGCCGACCACTAACGCCGTGAGCGCAAGCTGCAGGGTCGCGGGTATACGTTCGAGAATCAACTTGAGAACCGGGCGCTTATACATGATCGAATTGCCCAGATCCCCACGCAACAGACCGTAGCGGGCACCCTGTGTTTCGCCAACGCCGTCCCCGTCCACATCCAGGGTCGTCCAGTAGTTGCCTATGAGCCAATAGAGGTACTG
Above is a window of Candidatus Flexicrinis proximus DNA encoding:
- a CDS encoding ABC transporter permease, with protein sequence MGKYISRRLIQAIPTFFGITVIAFLIMVSAPGDPIALITYQPRRDPEAIARMGRALGLDQPPVAQYLYWLIGNYWTTLDVDGDGVGETQGARYGLLRGDLGNSIMYKRPVLKLILERIPATLQLALTALVVGYGVGITLGLLAAVYHKTWIDWSIRVLSVVGNAIPPFWLGLVLIIIFSVKLDILPMSGMRDIASRGGFDLGDTLRHMLLPVFVFSLNTVAFVSRFVRTELLEVLTQDYVRTAYAKGLTNRAVWWKHAAKNALIPVATYVGVSVGTLLSGAVIIEQVFDWPGLGRLVVNAVFQRDYPLVMGSVVVGSIMFIIGIIISDLLYAMLDPRIRLR